One Neoarius graeffei isolate fNeoGra1 chromosome 19, fNeoGra1.pri, whole genome shotgun sequence genomic region harbors:
- the gapdhs gene encoding glyceraldehyde-3-phosphate dehydrogenase 2, translating into MSNLCVGINGFGRIGRLVLRACLQKGIKVAAINDPFIDLKYMVYMFKYDSTHGRYKGEVHHEDGKLIVDGQAISVYQCMKPAEIPWGDAGALYVVESTGVFLSIEKASAHLQGGAKRVVVSAPSPDAPMFVMGVNHEKYDPSSMTIVSNASCTTNCLAPLAKVLHDSFGIEEALMTTVHAYTATQKTVDGPSAKAWRDGRGAHQNIIPASTGAAKAVGKVIPELNGKLTGMAFRVPVADVSVVDLTCRLSTAASYADIKEAVKKASHGALEGILGYTEDSVVSSDFVGDTHSSIFDAGAGISLNDNFVKLISWYDNEFGYSHRVADLLLYMHSKE; encoded by the exons ATGTCAAACCTTTGCGTTGGAATCAACGG ATTTGGCCGCATCGGCCGTCTGGTCCTCCGGGCCTGCCTGCAGAAAGGAATTAAAGTCGCGGCCATCAACGACCCTTTCATTGACCTGAAGTACATG GTCTACATGTTCAAGTATGACTCCACCCACGGACGCTACAAAGGAGAGGTGCATCATGAGGATGGCAAGCTCATCGTTGATGGCCAGGCTATCTCTGTTTACCAGTG TATGAAGCCTGCTGAGATCCCATGGGGCGATGCCGGCGCTCTGTACGTCGTAGAGTCCACTGGAGTCTTCCTCAGCATCGAGAAAGCCTCT GCTCACTTGCAAGGTGGAGCCAAGCGTGTGGTAGTCTCCGCCCCCTCTCCTGACGCCCCCATGTTTGTGATGGGAGTCAACCACGAAAAGTACGACCCCTCCAGCATGACCATCGTCAG CAATGCATCCTGCACGACTAACTGCTTGGCTCCCTTGGCCAAAGTCCTCCATGACAGCTTTGGTATCGAGGAGGCTCTCATG ACAACAGTCCATGCCTACACTGCCACCCAGAAGACAGTGGATGGTCCCTCTGCTAAGGCCTGGCGCGACGGCCGCGGCGCTCACCAGAACATCATCCCCGCCTCCACAGGAGCCGCCAAGGCTGTGGGAAAAGTCATCCCAGAACTCAACGG GAAGTTGACCGGGATGGCATTCCGCGTCCCTGTAGCTGACGTCTCTGTTGTGGATCTCACCTGCCGTCTCTCGACCGCCGCCAGCTACGCTGACATCAAGGAGGCTGTTAAGAAGGCTTCTCATGGAGCCCTGGAGGGAATTCTGGGATACACAGAGGACTCT gtCGTGTCCTCTGACTTTGTTGGTGACACCCACTCCTCCATCTTTGACGCTGGTGCTGGTATTTCCCTAAATGACAACTTTGTCAAGCTCATTTCCTG GTATGATAACGAGTTTGGTTACAGCCACCGTGTTGCTGACCTCTTACTGTACATGCACTCCAAGGAGTAA